A region of Candidatus Omnitrophota bacterium DNA encodes the following proteins:
- a CDS encoding DHA2 family efflux MFS transporter permease subunit, with protein MNRGSGALQPEEWRPKSNPWLICIAVMLAATMEVLDTSIANVALPQIAGNLSATTHEGTWVLTSYLVANAIILPASAWFGGFFGRKRVLLICISLFTLSSVLCGIASSLNQLVLFRIFQGIGGGALQPISQAILLESFPKEKRTSAMAVFAMGVIVAPIIGPVLGGWLTDNFSWRWIFFINVPVGIIAILMSKVFVEDPPYIRKIRTGIDYYGFALMAIGLGALQLVLDKGQEADWFQASWICWTAIVVVISLIAFVIWEFRVKHPVVDLRILKDRNLTGGMIIAFMIGAIMYGVMALMPLFYQTMMGYTAYLSGLILVPLGIGVFIGAMSVSRLCK; from the coding sequence GTGAACAGGGGAAGCGGCGCTCTTCAACCTGAAGAATGGCGCCCCAAAAGCAACCCATGGCTGATCTGCATCGCGGTCATGTTGGCCGCGACCATGGAAGTCCTGGATACCTCCATCGCGAATGTGGCCTTGCCGCAGATCGCGGGAAACCTCTCCGCGACTACCCATGAGGGGACCTGGGTCTTAACAAGTTATCTTGTCGCCAATGCGATCATTTTACCCGCTTCGGCATGGTTCGGCGGTTTTTTCGGCCGTAAAAGGGTGCTTCTTATCTGCATATCCCTGTTCACCCTATCCTCCGTCCTTTGCGGCATAGCGAGCAGCCTAAATCAATTGGTCCTGTTCCGGATATTCCAGGGCATAGGAGGAGGGGCCCTCCAGCCGATCTCCCAGGCAATATTGCTGGAAAGTTTTCCGAAGGAGAAGCGCACTTCAGCCATGGCGGTTTTCGCGATGGGAGTCATCGTGGCGCCTATTATAGGCCCCGTCCTCGGCGGTTGGCTTACCGATAATTTCTCATGGCGGTGGATCTTCTTCATCAATGTGCCTGTCGGGATCATCGCCATCCTGATGTCTAAGGTGTTCGTGGAAGACCCGCCGTATATCCGGAAGATCAGGACCGGCATAGATTATTACGGGTTCGCGCTGATGGCTATCGGCCTGGGCGCGCTGCAGCTGGTCCTCGATAAGGGCCAGGAGGCGGATTGGTTCCAGGCGTCCTGGATATGCTGGACGGCGATCGTTGTCGTCATCTCGCTCATCGCGTTCGTTATATGGGAATTCCGCGTGAAGCATCCGGTGGTCGACCTGCGCATCCTCAAGGACAGGAACCTTACCGGTGGAATGATCATCGCTTTTATGATTGGCGCGATCATGTACGGTGTAATGGCGCTCATGCCGCTCTTTTACCAGACGATGATGGGGTATACGGCCTATTTAAGCGGGCTTATACTGGTCCCTCTCGGGATAGGGGTATTTATCGGGGCCATGTCGGTCTCGCGTTTATGTAAA
- a CDS encoding HlyD family secretion protein: MNLQNVKKKKVLGIFLVTGGIVAVALILFVMSGLSLVSTDDAYIEGRIHSIAAKVPGTVKTVNAEDNRIVKEGDVLVEIDPIDYELRVNEAQAALDIRKVAFEQASRDRDRAEALYKEEVYPKERFENAVTAYNLAKAQAEAAEAQFKIAQRNLEYTKICAPSDGHVAKRSVEAGNQIQPGQGLMAVVSNDMWVVANYKETQLKNVRPGQEVRIKIDTYPGKIFEGHVDSIQRGTGAKFSMFPPENASGNFVKVVQRIPVKIVFDGQPYNKYDLGVGMSVIAEIKVR; this comes from the coding sequence ATGAACCTGCAAAACGTTAAGAAAAAGAAAGTGTTGGGCATATTTTTGGTCACGGGCGGAATCGTCGCTGTCGCATTGATCCTATTCGTCATGAGCGGCCTCAGCCTGGTATCCACCGATGACGCGTACATCGAGGGCAGGATCCATAGCATCGCGGCCAAGGTCCCGGGGACGGTCAAGACAGTGAATGCGGAAGATAACCGCATCGTGAAAGAAGGGGACGTCCTGGTCGAGATAGACCCGATAGATTACGAATTGAGGGTGAACGAGGCGCAGGCGGCCCTGGATATACGAAAGGTAGCTTTTGAGCAGGCATCGCGCGACAGGGACCGCGCCGAAGCCTTATATAAGGAAGAAGTATATCCCAAGGAGCGGTTCGAGAATGCCGTTACCGCGTATAACCTCGCGAAAGCGCAGGCCGAGGCTGCCGAAGCGCAGTTCAAGATCGCGCAGCGCAACCTGGAATATACTAAGATATGCGCTCCTTCGGACGGCCATGTGGCAAAAAGGTCCGTCGAGGCGGGAAACCAGATACAGCCGGGGCAGGGGCTTATGGCGGTCGTTTCGAATGATATGTGGGTAGTCGCCAATTATAAAGAGACCCAGCTTAAAAATGTCAGGCCCGGACAGGAGGTCAGGATAAAGATAGATACGTATCCCGGTAAGATCTTCGAGGGCCATGTGGACAGTATCCAGCGCGGCACCGGAGCAAAATTCAGCATGTTCCCGCCAGAAAACGCTTCGGGAAATTTTGTAAAGGTGGTCCAGCGCATACCGGTAAAGATCGTTTTTGACGGCCAACCCTACAATAAGTACGATCTTGGCGTAGGCATGTCGGTCATTGCCGAGATAAAGGTCCGGTAG
- a CDS encoding TolC family protein gives MASKSVFAVAAVCALAACAGHLAHAEQAAGKNGRLLTIQEGISIVQKDSRLVKISSFDNDMAFQDSMIARSVLLPHLNIGAAQTFNNNKPEMKFGGMVVPTSDQNPYSFGANVYQTLFDFGKSLSNYRASKEMVEAVKARSESVKRVATLEFVVAYFNLLEAEKFINVAEKEVESLTSYIKDMEHLFEQGVIVKNDLLPAKVKLADAKQKLIAARNGKEVAAARLNNILALSLREKLIAQDINMQLPQFPEIEDAWITAQEQRPEIVFYESRIKASVSSEKAKAVENLPVLYADGGYNHTKNRYQVHEDNMSVNLGVKMNLYDGGAARADLLKERALQKQIKEQKGKLIEDIKFEVENSHLSLKDACEKVSVASEALEQAGENVRAYRVKYTAGAATSTDVLEAITLQTRAQTNYYGADYELKRNYAKLMYSMGIDLALIYETMENKNEPAKR, from the coding sequence ATGGCAAGTAAGAGTGTATTTGCGGTTGCGGCGGTTTGCGCCTTGGCGGCCTGTGCGGGCCACCTTGCCCATGCGGAGCAGGCCGCGGGAAAAAACGGCAGGCTGCTCACTATCCAGGAAGGAATTTCGATAGTGCAAAAGGACAGCCGCCTGGTTAAAATATCTTCCTTTGATAATGACATGGCTTTCCAGGACTCGATGATCGCCCGCTCCGTGCTGCTGCCGCACCTTAATATAGGCGCCGCGCAGACCTTCAATAATAACAAGCCCGAAATGAAATTCGGCGGCATGGTGGTACCGACCTCGGACCAAAATCCGTATTCCTTCGGGGCCAATGTTTACCAGACTTTGTTCGACTTCGGAAAGAGCCTCTCTAACTATCGCGCGTCAAAGGAGATGGTCGAGGCGGTAAAGGCCCGCAGCGAAAGCGTCAAGCGGGTAGCTACGCTGGAGTTTGTAGTGGCTTATTTCAACCTGCTGGAAGCGGAGAAGTTTATAAATGTCGCGGAGAAGGAAGTTGAAAGCCTTACCTCTTATATTAAAGATATGGAACATCTGTTTGAACAGGGGGTTATAGTAAAGAACGACCTGCTTCCCGCTAAGGTCAAGCTTGCCGACGCGAAGCAGAAATTGATAGCGGCACGCAATGGGAAAGAAGTCGCCGCCGCGCGCTTGAATAATATCCTGGCCCTCTCGTTGAGAGAGAAGCTCATCGCGCAGGATATAAATATGCAGTTGCCGCAGTTCCCCGAGATAGAGGATGCCTGGATCACGGCGCAGGAACAGAGGCCGGAGATCGTTTTCTATGAAAGCAGGATAAAAGCGTCTGTCTCGAGCGAAAAGGCAAAGGCGGTAGAAAACCTTCCGGTCCTTTATGCCGACGGCGGTTATAACCATACTAAGAACAGGTACCAGGTGCACGAAGACAATATGTCGGTCAACCTGGGGGTCAAGATGAACCTGTATGACGGCGGCGCGGCCCGGGCGGACCTGCTCAAGGAGCGCGCTCTGCAAAAGCAGATAAAAGAACAAAAAGGCAAACTTATCGAGGATATAAAATTCGAGGTTGAAAACAGCCATTTGAGCCTTAAGGATGCCTGCGAAAAGGTCTCCGTCGCCTCGGAAGCGCTCGAGCAGGCGGGCGAGAACGTCCGCGCATACCGCGTGAAATATACGGCCGGAGCCGCCACATCTACGGACGTGCTCGAAGCGATAACGCTGCAGACGAGGGCGCAGACAAATTATTACGGCGCGGATTACGAACTGAAGCGTAATTACGCGAAACTTATGTATTCGATGGGTATCGACCTCGCGCTTATCTACGAAACAATGGAGAACAAAAATGAACCTGCAAAACGTTAA
- a CDS encoding TetR/AcrR family transcriptional regulator: protein MAVLNRRERDRQLRRSDIFAAAEHIFALKGYHKATIRDIAKEAQYATGTVYLHFKDKDELYRSLFTEKLKGMLSVVEEKMASAKDSKGKLGVFVRESLAYFEENLDFFRIFVSESDDMMLAEKSIRNTPSGQKFEKYMEDIVKQAQKEGVISRDFEPIQVLDILTSIMKSFVLKWFKENSKNKKSLVGMSGIILKCLLRGISEDK from the coding sequence ATGGCTGTATTAAACAGGAGAGAAAGGGACAGGCAGTTGCGGAGGTCGGATATCTTCGCGGCGGCGGAGCATATTTTCGCCCTGAAGGGATACCACAAGGCGACGATAAGGGATATCGCCAAAGAAGCCCAGTACGCGACAGGCACCGTATACCTGCATTTCAAGGATAAGGATGAACTGTACCGGTCGCTTTTTACGGAAAAGTTAAAGGGTATGCTGTCTGTAGTCGAAGAGAAGATGGCATCGGCAAAGGACTCGAAAGGCAAGCTGGGGGTATTCGTGCGCGAATCACTCGCGTATTTCGAGGAGAACCTGGACTTCTTCCGCATATTCGTCTCGGAATCCGACGATATGATGCTTGCGGAGAAGAGCATCAGGAACACCCCTTCCGGCCAAAAGTTCGAAAAATATATGGAAGATATAGTCAAGCAGGCCCAGAAGGAGGGGGTCATAAGCAGGGATTTTGAGCCCATACAAGTCCTTGATATATTGACCTCGATCATGAAATCCTTTGTCCTGAAATGGTTCAAGGAAAACAGCAAAAACAAGAAGAGCCTGGTCGGCATGTCCGGCATCATATTAAAGTGCCTGTTAAGAGGCATCTCCGAAGATAAATAG
- a CDS encoding DUF5666 domain-containing protein — translation MKRIGVVAFFIVFVFTGVCLADGIRGKVNSIDRSKKTLQISGVVIQAADAWIENEQDYPLAISKLAPGDYVEIEGKFTGSSELKAGKIDRKQPECSAIEGKIASIDSAKREIIISGIKIKVPVDAWLEGPNRVRIPLELFAPGYSVKCKGEWTGSSELTAFKVTVD, via the coding sequence ATGAAGAGGATAGGAGTAGTTGCATTTTTTATAGTTTTTGTATTTACGGGAGTATGCTTGGCAGACGGAATCAGGGGAAAGGTCAATTCCATTGACAGGTCGAAAAAGACACTGCAGATCTCCGGAGTGGTAATACAGGCAGCGGATGCATGGATAGAGAACGAGCAGGATTATCCGCTTGCGATAAGCAAGCTTGCGCCGGGAGATTATGTTGAAATAGAAGGGAAGTTTACCGGTTCATCAGAGTTGAAGGCAGGGAAGATAGACAGGAAACAGCCGGAATGCTCAGCTATAGAAGGCAAGATAGCATCGATAGATTCCGCAAAAAGAGAAATTATTATAAGCGGGATCAAGATAAAAGTTCCGGTTGATGCCTGGCTGGAAGGACCGAATCGGGTTAGGATACCGCTTGAATTATTCGCTCCCGGCTATTCGGTTAAATGTAAAGGGGAATGGACAGGGTCCTCGGAATTAACAGCTTTTAAGGTAACTGTTGATTGA
- a CDS encoding glycoside hydrolase family 1 protein, with product MQIRPQTAGHEVKKNICAGLSLFLIIFMVPGYIGADTYERSNITTTVPTLQEFTFPKGFLWGAGTSSHQVEGNNTNNDWWQWEQKVPLKMRSGLACDEWNRFEEDFKIAQSLGFTAYRFSVEWSRIEPSPGQFDGSALEHYRKMILSLKSKGLEPIVTLNHFTIPLWFVSKGGWLSDESPELFARYARKTTETLGSDVHYWITLNEPASYAYNGYMVGSWPPGEKSTENAFKVVQNLAEAHVLAYVKINEAYAQKGWNKPMIGIAHQVIIFSPRSSNSLPDRISAGLRDQAINHLFIQALIRGKAKILGFFSIKLPRAKTLDFIGLDYFKREYVSNRGFLLPEILGEGLAVEDPLAMRNYLGWEIYPKGLYTLIKKFSKYKLPILITGNGVCTNHDAKRSVFILEHLKAVALAMNEGAPVIGYFYWSFLDNYEWTDGFAPRFGLIGVDYTTQERTIRGSAREYEQIIKSGKLDF from the coding sequence ATGCAAATCCGACCGCAAACAGCCGGACATGAGGTTAAAAAAAATATTTGCGCAGGCCTCTCCTTATTTCTTATTATTTTTATGGTTCCGGGATATATCGGCGCCGATACTTATGAAAGATCTAACATAACAACAACAGTACCTACGCTGCAGGAATTTACATTCCCGAAAGGATTTTTGTGGGGGGCAGGCACATCTTCTCATCAGGTCGAAGGCAACAACACCAATAACGACTGGTGGCAGTGGGAACAGAAAGTTCCCCTGAAAATGCGTTCCGGACTGGCTTGTGATGAATGGAACCGCTTTGAAGAGGATTTTAAGATCGCCCAATCTTTAGGGTTTACAGCTTATCGTTTCTCCGTTGAATGGAGCCGCATCGAGCCGTCGCCGGGCCAATTTGACGGCTCAGCCCTTGAGCATTACCGCAAGATGATCCTTTCGCTGAAATCTAAGGGGTTAGAGCCCATTGTAACGTTGAATCATTTTACGATCCCTTTATGGTTTGTGAGCAAGGGGGGATGGCTTTCGGATGAAAGTCCGGAACTTTTCGCCCGATACGCGCGGAAAACGACAGAAACTCTGGGCAGCGATGTTCATTATTGGATAACGTTGAATGAACCGGCATCTTATGCGTATAACGGCTATATGGTCGGGAGTTGGCCGCCTGGGGAGAAGTCAACGGAAAATGCGTTTAAAGTCGTGCAAAATTTAGCCGAAGCGCATGTCCTGGCTTATGTAAAGATCAACGAAGCCTATGCCCAAAAAGGCTGGAATAAACCTATGATCGGGATAGCCCACCAGGTGATCATATTTTCGCCTCGCTCGAGCAACTCTTTGCCGGACCGGATCTCTGCGGGCTTAAGGGACCAGGCGATCAATCACTTATTTATTCAGGCCTTAATACGGGGGAAAGCGAAGATATTAGGTTTTTTCAGCATAAAACTTCCCAGAGCAAAAACCCTGGATTTTATCGGCTTGGATTATTTTAAGCGGGAATATGTTTCCAATCGCGGGTTTTTATTGCCTGAAATTTTAGGTGAGGGGCTCGCCGTAGAAGATCCTTTAGCCATGAGGAATTACCTTGGCTGGGAAATTTATCCGAAAGGGTTGTACACGTTGATCAAAAAATTTTCAAAATACAAACTGCCTATTTTGATCACGGGAAACGGCGTTTGCACAAATCATGATGCCAAGCGTTCGGTATTTATCTTAGAACATCTTAAGGCCGTAGCCCTGGCGATGAATGAGGGGGCTCCTGTGATCGGTTATTTCTATTGGTCGTTCTTGGATAATTATGAGTGGACAGACGGGTTCGCTCCGCGATTTGGGTTAATAGGGGTGGACTATACGACGCAGGAACGAACAATTCGAGGATCGGCAAGAGAATACGAGCAAATCATCAAGTCAGGAAAACTGGATTTCTGA
- a CDS encoding response regulator produces MKDRPVILAVDDQLQSVELLEAYLVPQGYEIVKAASGEEALKILSGDQIDLVLLDIMMPRMSGIEVLEKLRADEKTRLIPVVMVTALRETEDKVKALEAGCDDFISKPFDKVELLARVKSILKISYYLRQLDEKEKFKAVVDKISDGIAICSPDYLIKDSNAAILNYLNITDPAKVNLVETLFKNYSVSISKEALTDLTIAHKTFDIVRQKSETAEALYLEANLDLIKNSAGELLSIVFILRDVTAARSEEFLKQDTLTLISHKLRAPLGVISGNISLLQDGSYGHLNEEQKKVIDAMSKQSALLISMVEELLGFTIAGGHSS; encoded by the coding sequence ATGAAAGACAGACCGGTAATTTTAGCTGTTGATGACCAGCTCCAAAGCGTTGAACTTCTCGAAGCGTATCTTGTTCCGCAGGGTTATGAGATTGTCAAGGCGGCAAGCGGTGAAGAAGCGCTGAAAATACTTTCCGGCGATCAAATCGATCTGGTCCTGCTGGACATAATGATGCCCAGGATGTCCGGCATAGAAGTGCTGGAAAAATTGCGCGCCGATGAAAAGACACGCCTTATCCCGGTGGTCATGGTAACCGCGCTTAGGGAGACCGAAGACAAGGTAAAAGCCCTTGAGGCAGGATGCGATGATTTTATCTCCAAGCCCTTTGATAAGGTTGAACTATTAGCAAGAGTCAAGTCCATACTCAAGATAAGTTATTATCTCCGGCAGTTGGATGAAAAAGAGAAATTCAAGGCAGTGGTCGATAAAATAAGCGATGGCATTGCCATCTGCAGCCCGGATTACCTGATCAAAGACAGCAATGCGGCGATCTTAAATTACTTAAATATTACCGATCCGGCAAAAGTCAATTTGGTCGAAACGCTATTTAAGAATTATTCTGTTTCTATAAGTAAAGAAGCGCTTACGGATCTAACGATTGCGCATAAAACATTTGATATTGTACGCCAAAAATCAGAAACGGCGGAGGCATTATATTTAGAGGCGAATTTGGACCTGATAAAAAATTCCGCCGGAGAGCTGTTAAGCATTGTTTTTATCTTGCGTGATGTTACCGCAGCGCGCAGCGAGGAATTTCTAAAACAGGATACTTTAACTCTTATCTCGCATAAACTGCGCGCACCGCTGGGAGTGATCAGCGGGAACATATCGTTACTTCAGGACGGGTCATATGGCCATCTTAATGAGGAGCAAAAGAAAGTAATCGATGCCATGTCTAAACAATCTGCTTTGCTCATATCGATGGTGGAGGAACTGCTTGGGTTTACCATAGCAGGCGGCCACTCCTCGTGA
- a CDS encoding response regulator, which yields MGKKVLIVDDNVNNLTLEKDLLEVAGFEVFVAQDASGGIAIVRKEKPDVIIMDVRLPDMRGSEAARILRQDKETSDIPIVFVTASVMAEGREEIKDISNSGFIGKPINTRTFAKEISKFIKG from the coding sequence ATGGGGAAGAAAGTCTTAATTGTCGATGATAACGTGAATAATCTGACGCTGGAAAAAGACCTCCTGGAGGTCGCCGGCTTCGAAGTATTTGTAGCTCAAGATGCTTCCGGCGGAATTGCCATTGTCAGGAAAGAAAAACCGGATGTCATAATTATGGATGTGCGGCTTCCGGATATGCGCGGTAGCGAAGCTGCCAGGATATTGCGTCAAGACAAAGAGACAAGCGATATTCCCATTGTTTTTGTAACTGCTTCCGTAATGGCAGAAGGCAGGGAAGAGATAAAAGACATATCTAACTCCGGATTTATAGGCAAGCCGATAAATACGCGCACTTTCGCGAAAGAAATCAGTAAATTTATCAAGGGGTAG
- a CDS encoding PAS domain-containing sensor histidine kinase, giving the protein MKDIKKNKKLCKNQAGIRTVAERRNVKKLHQEIEQRKKTERLAQDARNYAESIINTVRESLIALDQDLRVVSVSRSFYDVFKVKPEETVGQLIYDLGNKQWNIPKLRELLETILPQKATFDNYEVEHDFTTIGRRIMLLNARQIERALGKERIILLAIEDITGRREIEKGLEKAHEELQELAAELKRTTRAKSEFLANMSHELRTPLNSINGFSEILYDETFGPLNEKQKKYVEYVLTSGKHLLLLINQILDMSKVEAGKMKLALSSLPMKSLLNDISLLVADMVSKKKLQMLLEITEDLPNIEADELRVKEILYNLLSNAVKFTPEGGKIGMRASTRKVDSEIEIVVWDTGAGIASENMGKIFEGFFRVDTPYSRVTEGTGLGLPLSKKLVELHGGKFSVVSEGLNKGTQVRFTLPVISRKAV; this is encoded by the coding sequence ATGAAAGATATAAAGAAAAACAAAAAATTATGTAAGAATCAGGCAGGAATCCGTACCGTCGCAGAAAGAAGGAATGTTAAGAAGCTTCACCAAGAAATTGAACAGCGTAAGAAAACAGAGCGATTAGCCCAAGATGCCCGCAACTATGCCGAGAGCATCATCAACACCGTGCGTGAATCCCTAATCGCTTTGGATCAAGATCTAAGGGTGGTCTCCGTCAGCCGCTCCTTCTATGATGTCTTTAAGGTAAAACCCGAAGAGACCGTGGGACAACTTATTTATGACCTGGGCAATAAACAGTGGAATATCCCCAAGCTGCGGGAACTGCTGGAAACCATCCTTCCCCAAAAGGCAACCTTCGATAACTATGAGGTTGAACACGATTTTACTACCATCGGCAGGCGCATAATGCTTTTGAATGCCCGGCAAATTGAAAGAGCGCTTGGCAAGGAGCGGATCATCCTCCTGGCTATCGAGGATATTACCGGGCGCAGGGAGATAGAAAAAGGCCTGGAAAAAGCCCATGAAGAGTTACAGGAGTTGGCCGCCGAGTTAAAACGTACCACCCGGGCAAAATCCGAGTTCCTGGCCAATATGTCGCATGAGCTCAGGACCCCGCTTAACTCCATTAACGGTTTCTCCGAGATATTATACGACGAGACTTTCGGGCCGCTTAATGAGAAGCAGAAAAAATACGTTGAATATGTTCTAACCAGCGGAAAACATCTCCTCTTACTGATAAATCAGATACTTGATATGTCAAAAGTTGAAGCGGGGAAGATGAAGCTGGCATTATCCAGCTTACCCATGAAAAGCCTGTTAAATGACATTTCACTGCTGGTAGCGGATATGGTCAGTAAAAAGAAGCTTCAAATGTTGCTTGAAATAACCGAAGATCTGCCGAATATTGAGGCGGATGAGCTCAGGGTAAAAGAGATACTTTACAACCTGCTTTCAAACGCGGTAAAATTTACTCCCGAGGGTGGTAAAATAGGAATGCGGGCCTCTACGAGAAAGGTTGATTCCGAGATAGAAATAGTGGTATGGGATACGGGGGCCGGGATCGCATCTGAAAACATGGGGAAAATATTTGAAGGGTTTTTCCGTGTCGATACTCCATATTCCCGGGTAACTGAGGGAACCGGTCTCGGTTTGCCGCTCTCCAAGAAGCTGGTTGAGCTGCATGGCGGGAAGTTTTCCGTAGTATCAGAGGGGCTAAATAAAGGCACTCAAGTCAGGTTTACTTTGCCGGTTATATCCAGAAAGGCGGTGTGA
- a CDS encoding glycosyltransferase, translating to MNILMMTNTYFPMVGGLEQSVYSFSEAFRSLGHEVLIVTPAFGGAPTEEPGVIRIPAIQKFRGTIFSINFPISRLLKRYMKEFVPDIVHSHGPFFMGDFALRLSRQHAIPLVFTYHCMFEQYVHDWPVHNEGVKRFMVKLAAGYSNLVDQVIVPSESVQDILLKRGVKTPMEVIPTGVDAERFSKGDGKAFRQRNNIPPDAKVVGHAGRLSPEKNLEFLTNCMIELLKKDPRVHALIVGKGPSEKMIKDAFVKAGLEKRLHLTGVLQYQHLVDAYFAMDVFAFASLSETQGIVLIEAMAAGVPVVALDAPGAREVVEDYHNGRLLNEMDQQSFVDALAWSLSRTPEELLAMKQIVRMTVQKYPIKSAAKHMLEIYDKIRSRKSVSLGKKNSSRYLFQWRMKAEWDIYSNYIRSVATSVFEGNFQKTEPVKIKDTTEKSEDPRSNGTTKEGKL from the coding sequence ATGAATATTCTCATGATGACGAATACCTATTTTCCGATGGTGGGAGGGTTAGAGCAATCGGTTTATTCTTTTAGCGAGGCATTTAGAAGTTTAGGGCATGAGGTTTTGATCGTTACTCCTGCCTTTGGGGGGGCGCCGACAGAGGAACCGGGCGTTATCCGGATTCCGGCCATCCAAAAATTTAGGGGGACTATTTTTTCCATTAATTTTCCGATCTCTAGGCTCTTAAAGCGATACATGAAAGAATTCGTGCCGGATATTGTGCATAGCCACGGCCCGTTTTTCATGGGAGATTTTGCATTACGGCTCAGTCGACAGCACGCCATACCGCTTGTATTTACTTATCACTGTATGTTTGAGCAGTACGTGCATGATTGGCCGGTTCACAATGAGGGAGTGAAGCGATTTATGGTCAAGCTTGCCGCCGGATATTCCAATTTGGTGGACCAGGTAATTGTGCCCAGCGAAAGCGTGCAGGATATCTTACTTAAAAGAGGTGTTAAGACCCCCATGGAGGTTATCCCGACAGGGGTAGACGCGGAACGTTTTTCAAAAGGCGATGGAAAAGCTTTTCGCCAGCGGAATAACATCCCTCCAGATGCTAAAGTAGTCGGCCATGCCGGGCGGCTGTCTCCGGAAAAGAATCTGGAATTTCTGACAAATTGTATGATCGAATTATTAAAAAAAGATCCAAGGGTCCATGCCCTTATCGTTGGCAAAGGGCCATCTGAAAAAATGATCAAGGACGCCTTTGTGAAGGCAGGCCTTGAAAAAAGGTTACATTTAACCGGAGTTTTGCAGTATCAGCATCTGGTTGATGCTTATTTTGCCATGGATGTTTTCGCGTTCGCTTCATTAAGCGAAACGCAAGGGATCGTTCTTATTGAAGCCATGGCGGCAGGGGTTCCGGTGGTAGCATTGGATGCTCCGGGAGCGCGGGAAGTCGTAGAAGATTACCACAACGGCCGGTTGCTCAATGAGATGGACCAGCAAAGTTTTGTTGATGCCCTTGCCTGGTCTTTATCCCGGACTCCTGAAGAGTTGCTAGCCATGAAGCAGATCGTAAGAATGACGGTACAGAAATACCCGATTAAGTCTGCCGCAAAACACATGTTGGAAATTTATGATAAAATCAGATCAAGAAAATCTGTTTCCCTGGGCAAGAAAAACAGTTCGCGGTATCTTTTCCAGTGGCGCATGAAAGCGGAGTGGGATATTTACAGCAATTATATCAGGTCCGTTGCCACATCAGTGTTCGAAGGAAATTTTCAGAAAACAGAACCCGTAAAGATCAAAGATACGACGGAAAAGAGCGAAGACCCCCGATCTAATGGCACGACCAAGGAAGGGAAACTTTAA